The genome window TTTGTTGAGGGTAATAGAGGCGAAGTCAAGAATTTGCTCCACCCGAGCTCCATCAATACCCTGTTAAGGGAAGCAATGTTAACTGCTGTTAGTAAAGGTAAATGGTACGCAAAACACCCCCATCCCAAATAATCATCACAACAATCGTTGTAGTACTAGCAAATTCAACAGGTTGTCTTTCGATTCAATGCCTAGCAATGCAGAACAAATTTTCACATATAATAATATTGACGTGACGATACCTTTCTCCCTTTCAAAGAtaacacacacaccaaaaaagaaaaaaccacacCACCCTGATAGGCAAAATACCCCCATCCCAAATAATCATCACAGCAATCATTGCAGTACTAGCAAATCAGCATAGCACCCACTTCAGTCAGATTTCCATGATTAGTTAACAACTACTTCGCGTCAATACTTCTAAATGTTTCTTACCATGCAATGATATGGAATTTCTTTAGATACTTCCAGCACATCAGATGCCCTCATAAATAATCATGAACTTTGAAAATACTTTAAGGAAAGTAATGGGATAAGCATCAGGTACACCATGATTGGTAGGATGGTAGGAAACTGATGAAAAGGCTGATGAGGTTCAAAAGTGGGATATTCTGGATTGTTGGACTCCAGAAAATCATTACCGATGGTCTAAACCCAACATGTTTAACACTCAGATTCAGTCCATCCGTAGTGATTTTCTGGCGTCCaacaatccaaaatatcccactTTAGGACCTCATCAGCCTTTTCATCAATTTCCTTGGACCCTACCTCTCACGTTGAAGTAGCTGCACTAATATCCACTGCATCTGATTGAATCCCCACCTACAAAGAGTCAGACAGTAGTCTGTGAGATATATACACCTCAGGAGACTCCTAGGACAAGGTCTAGGAACGTGCTACCTTGAAGAACTCCAACAGATAGAAGAACAGTTAGAGAGGAGCATAAGCAGCATTAGAGCTAGAAAGGTTAATTATAAAATCCCTAACTTCGCTTTCATGATATTTTACTAAATGGTAGTTTAACATGGTTActatctaatattttattttattttaaaaaaattataataatacatTTTGCACGAATATTAAAAGGGCATGCCAAATGCAAccatagtattatttttttttattttatttttttttttttttgcttaataaaAAAGTACTTGAAAGTACTTGTATGACTTTTGTAAATTTAGGCCAAAGAGAAGGATGCAGGTTAGTCACATCTACTTCATGAGACATTTTCCAGTTGAGTGTACTATCCTTCAAGTTCATAAACTCTGTTTTTTGTCCTTAATGTTTTGGGAGAGTAAAATAGGGATgctgcatatatatatatatatatatatattagcaggACTGCATCATCAGCAAATGCAAATTCCAAACTTCATCATATCTTCAAGTGCTTTGATAGAGACCAACTCAATGGTACACCcatttcattaagagttttgtaactcaactaacACTTCTTGGTATTTCTAACGAAGATGTCTTCAAATCAAATCCCACTTCcctattgtaattgattttgaaaagaaaaaaaaatttccagctTCAAAGGGAAATTGTCCTTTCTATTTGCCTCCCCTTTCTTGGTAAATGTTAAAAGTTTTGAACTGATATTACTTACACTGGCCTAGCTTATGTTCCCTAGTTGCTTTCAATGGGTAGTTTCAAGGATTACTTTTTCAGTACTTGCTATAGCTAGGTATCTGATGGTCATCACATGGTTAAGGCTGTCTGTTAAATGGGATCTGCTACATACAAGTGCATCTTTAAATTGGTCACTATAATGACAATGCTATGCCTTTAATCACAATGTGATGGAATGGTTCCAATGAACAGGAGTACTTAAAAGCTATGTCAAACTGTTACAAACCCAGCTAAAAATCCTGCTTCCAAGCTTTTGAGAATCCGAAAAAATTTGCTCCTGACTAGATCAAATCACTTTTAAGTAATCAAGTTTGGAATCAACAATCAAATCACTTTCATAAACTACATCATAACTAGCATATTCCATCCAAATGATGGACAGCAATTACCAAATTTCAGTACCTCGCTCATCATGGCAATGCCATTTTGCATATTGATGGTGTGGCAATGATTTTGATGATAATCCTTTCtagtttttattacaaaatcTGATGTGCTGGAATTTCAACAGGGAAACTACAAGATGCATATGCCCCTCTTCTTAATTCTCTGGAGCCAACTTATAGCATATCATATTACTGAAGCATAAAACTTTTACTGTTTTACAACTATGTAGGcataaaatatttcaagaaaaaacctttacctatttatatatgtatttacaTATCCATCAAAAAGATGAAATTTCTGGATTTTAGGTGAAAGCCTCGGCAATGCCCTCACAAACATCTCCTCTGCAAATTGGGCATACACTACAGCAACAGCATATGAACAGAAGGGACAACgttatattagaaaataattgaaCTTAATTTATAAAGTAGACtccaataaaatgataaaataaaagcatgaaAGCATTGAAGATACCCGTGAATTTCTTTGAGCCATTTATCAATGCATGGCATATGATATTCATGACAACATGGGAGAACTCTTATTGTTTCCCCTTCCTCGTACTCAGCCAGGCAAATGTAACACCTGTTATTGATGACAACATATATAAGGACCTTGAATAAGTTCTGAAGACGAACAAAGATTATGCAATTTTCACTGTAAACTGTTAAAGAAATAGTGGGAATCATTCAAATGTATACTTCAAGAATAACCACAAGTAGAGGAACAGCAACATGTTCCAAACTTCCAAAGAAAAATTGTACATGTAGTCAATCTATAACTACTGGATCGCTCAACTTTGGAAAATGCATAGATATCCGTTAACAATGCACATAATAAATTATCTATGTGAAGCTAATTTCAGttaaatatattctaaaattcaTGTACAATTAGGCTCTTTAAGATCTAAGCTTGTTTGGTTtcagagaaaaaataagaaaaaagaaactactGAATTTCCCTCATATACCCTCATGTAAGCAACACTTTCATATAAACAAACCAAACCTTATATGATGCatacttcctttctttttctttttctttttccacatgttttttttttttggccaaataGACATATACCAAATAAACTTACTGGGCTCCATTTTCAGTTGCCTCGGCCTTCTTGTGATTCTTGAGAGGAAATGAGTCTACAACATCCACTGGAGCTGGCAGTGAAAGCACAGACGGCGAATCAGACACCGGGTGGTGATGGATTTCATCCAAGACCTGCATTTTGGAAATTATGATAATACTAAAGTGTTTAAATAAAAGTATGAACTAAAAaagatagggagagagagagagagagagagcctgcCCAGCCATCCTCTTATAATTCAGTTTTTTGCAAATTGCATGTGACAGTTCTACAATTCTACATAAGCAAAGTATGACNNNNNNNNNNNNNNNNNNNNNNNNNNNNNNNNNNNNNNNNNNNNNNNNNNNNNNNNNNNNNNNNNNNNNNNNNNNNNNNNNNNNNNNNNNNNNNNNNNNNNNNNNNNNNNNNNNNNNNNNNNNNNNNNNNNNNNNNNNNNNNNNNNNNNNNNNNNNNNNNNNNNNNNNNNNNNNNNNNNNNNNNNNNNNNNNNNNNNNNNNNNNNNNNNNNNNNNNNNNNNNNNNNNNNNNNNNNNNNNNNNNNNNNNNNNNNNNNNNNNNNNNNNNNNNNNNNNNNNNNNNNNNNNNNNNNNNNNNNNNNNNNNNNNNNNNNNNNNNNNNNNNNNNNNNNNNNNNNNNNNNNNNNNNNNNNNNNNNNNNNNNNNNNNNNNNNNNNNNNNNNNNNNNNNNNNNNNNNNNNNNNNNNNNNNNNNNNNNNNNNNNNNNNNNNNNNNNNNNNNNNNNNNNNNNNNNNNNNNNNNNNNNNNNNNNNNNNNNNNNNNNNNNNNNNNNNNNNNNNNNNNNNNNNNNNNNNNNNNNNNNNNNNNNNNNNNNNNNNNNNNNNNNNNNNNNNNNNNNNNNNNNNNNNNNNNNNNNNNNNNNNNNNNNNNNNNNNNNNNNNNNNNNNNNNNNNNNNNNNNNNNNNNNNNNNNNNNNNNNNNNNNNNNNNNNNNNNNNNNNNNNNNNNNNNNNNNNNNNNNNNNNNNNNNNNNNNNNNNNNNNNNNNNNNNNNNNNNNNNNNNNNNNNNNNNNNNNNNNNNNNNNNNNNNNNNNNNNNNNNNNNNNNNNNNNNNNNNNNNNNNNNNNNNNNNNNNNNNNNNNNNNNNNNNNNNNNNNNNNNNNNNNNNNNNNNNNNNNNNNNNNNNNNNNNNNNNNNNNNNNNNNNNNNNNNNNNNNNNNNNNNNNNNNNNNNNNNNNNNNNNNNNNNNNNNNNNNNNNNNNNNNNNNNNNNNNNNNNNNNNNNNNNNNNNNNNNNNNNNNNNNNNNNNNNNNNNNNNNNNNNNNNNNNNNNNNNNNNNNNCAGTAGTGTGCTTTGCGGATTTTGGTTCACAAAATTCTAGCTTAATTATAAGAGGTTACCAAATATTATACTTCAAAGTTGAATCGAAACCATACTTTGCAACTGACGTAGCCTCGTAGGTGTCCAGAATCAAACAACATTTTCAATTTAGCAGTCCAAAGGAAAGTCACATACAAAGGAAGTTGAGAAAGTCCTTTCAGTAAAAGGCTCGAATCTTTATTGCTGTTTGTTTAAGTgtaaattgatttatttttaacttatctatatatatatatatatatatatatatatatatataaaaccgaaacctttactagctccacaattttccacgtcaccttctttttcttttttttatttttattcttcttaaCGTTTTgttatattagaatttatcaATTTAACTCTCCCAGTAGTATACAATAATACAACTCTCCCATTAGCCTTCacgtcacttttttttttttttttttttaattctttttaacgctttattatctatatatatatatatatatatataaaaccctacCCATACCCAGTAAATTTTTTCTTCCTACTCTCTCAACACTATCTCTCAAACGCAAACTCAGCCCTAACAAAACCCACGATCAAACTCACTcccatctccttcttcttctttaactcTCTTATTCAATGCAACTCCCTCATTCTTTTCTCAGCCACAACTCCTCTGGCTAATGTCAATTTTGATTCATGgttattttgttcttgagtttttatCATCTGggcattgaatttttttagccCCCTTTCTGGGCATTTGATTTTCAAGActgacttgaagaatttggatcaTTTTCCGTTTCTGATGTTGGACAATTTTTCAGGTATGAAGAATTCTAATCTAatcttttttaagtttcaattttatttgattgatatgggttaaaattcaaattgaaattggTTTAAATGGAACAGAGCCTCAAAGTTATTTGATTTTCAGGACTAACTTGAAAAATTTGGATCCTTTTCCGTTTCTGATGTTGGATGATTTTTCAGGTATGAAGAATTCCAATCTaatctttttcaagtttcaattttatttgattgatatggGTTAAAATTCAGATTGAAATTGGTTTAAAAGGAGCAAAGCCTCAAAGTTATGTTTTAATTATATGTCTTCAATTAGGTTTTCTATCGATTTAGGGATTTCAAATTCTACAGGTtttgtaagaattttttttttctgtgtttttgaaAGGCCTAAGAGTCGGCCTAATGATTGATGTAGATTGTGGTTTCAGAATTTTCAGTGATATGTATGGGCTGTGTGTTGCAGATAGTTATGGggtttaataataattttaggcACGGTTGATTTGATGCTATATagttattgggttttgttttagaaaatctTCTGTTTTGAAAGACTCTTATTGAGTGGGTACAGGTTGTGACCTCAAATTCTCCATTGAGTTTTCATGGATTCACAGATATCATAAGTTAGATATTAGGAGTTAACATtttgaatttgtatttttggatttattctTCCACAAGGTAAAaccattttcctttttgtttcaatgaatttttataacctatatataaaaaaagaagtaaggAACTATGTAGGGCAGTATATATACTGATAGTTGCCACTGTTACTCCCAAATTCTATGAAACTATGTTTTGAACTCTTGATTGAAGCTTTTAGGTAACTGCTAGGCTCCCTTCGATTTAATTGAAGTCgtgattatttatttgatatttggtttttcaaatgggagttttttaattttttttggtttctgtttTCTGCTGAAGTATCATGCTTGGTGTGAGCAGAGTGTTCTTGTTGTCTCCACTATTACTGTCAAttctttcatctctctctctctcacacacacacacacacacacacacacacacacacacacacatatttatatgttattttttcaCCGGGAAATTGATATTATTATCCTGAGGACTTAATTGGGATTTATGTATTCTTTTTCAATCTGATTAGTGGTTCCATGTTTCATAGTCTAATTTGTTTTCGTCATATCCTCTATTATTTAGGCTGTTTCTACACAAGCATTGCAGGGGAACCACTATGGACTGCGGTTCAATGCTCACCCATTCAACACTAAAAATGGTTTGCTTTGTTCTCTCCAATCATATTTATGATTCATGTATAAATTCAGATATCTTTTAAAGTTTTATCTAGGAGAATTGTATCAATGATGAGTTCAAAGCTAAGTGTGTAAATTACATGATATGTCATGTGTGTAGTTAGTGAGAATATTATTTCCTTAGGAATTTTTAGATATTGATGTGAAAGCCATCTTAGTAGTTGTGTCTCTATTTAATGCTACTTTTATTTGCTTATCCCACTTTGaagaccattttttttaaaaaaaaatattagtttattacATACCATGTGTTGGTTTTAAAACTAATGCTTGACGGGTAGTTTTATGTTATTAATATGTTACCTAAACTTTTGATGATGGATGTGTCTATTTCAACAAACAGTTTCTAATGGATAACAAAGTATACTTGGATTAGCAACCTATATAcatctctttatatttttgtgatCGGTTACATCAAGTAACAACCATATCTTAATATCAATTATATACcattttgttttgagttgtcTTTCTTTGTAGTTGGATTGTCATCTCTTTTACCTCACTGAATGTTAGATGTTGCAGGTTCTTTCTATTGTCATGATCCAAGGGGAAACGGTGCTTATTATCGTCCCAAATTATTGTCTACAATAGCCAGGATTTCAAGGCATAGCATATTTAAAGGGTCCAAATTGAAGTGTTTCAATTACGAGAGAgtccctttatatatatatatatatatatatatatattctaaactgtattcaaatcaaattcaataaattgattgatatacttttttattgctatttttttcctaataagtaaaagaaagaagaaacatAATGGAAAACTttcatttgttatatatttttgttcttttaccatttttgcaaTAGTTGATATTGTTCAATTTTCCTTTAATCAAACGTGATTCCAGTTTTTGAGTATGTTGAGTCATATTATGAGTAGAAAGCTAGCCTATTCGTTTTAAAGTGAGTTTTTAAGCAAAGAAAATAcatattatttttctcaaattattccgtgcattgcacgggttagcgactatgTACAATCAAAGTGGAAGAGACAAATAGTTGTTAACATCTActtacacaataattttcccgtgcattgcacgggttagcgactaattggatatatatttgaacttttaaGAGCTAAAGGTTAAGAGCAACCCCATCAGCATGTGTATAGtcttctaaaatagaaaaatatatccATTTTACACCTTTTGACTAGGGGTGGCAAAGtaagcccaaacccatttgcccacccaaacccacTCACTCTAATTAAActcaaacccacccaattattagttggaTTAAATGGGCAttaacccaattagacccaGTGATTATTGAGTTTTAACTAACAACCCATTGAgccccatttaacccaaaaacaatatatccaaattcaacccagcccttcctgtaaaaaaaaaaaaaaaaaaaaaaaaaaaaaaaaaagccccttAGACATTTCAGTGTTTTAGCTTTCagggttttcattttccttcattttctcggcctccaaacacttctctctctctcgcttgcTCTTTCTTTCTCGCAGAGTACACAGAGTTCACTGGAAATTTCACGAGCATCGCTTCCCAATGCCTCTAGAAGCTTCCAACTTCCAACAACAAGTTCACCTACAACTCTGACGGCCACACCTTCAATTTCCTCATCGAAAATGGCTTCAATATGATCTAGATCTCAATCTCGACCTTCATTTTCGTCATCATTTGCTCAAGATCTGTGTCTATTTGACCTTAAATCAATCAAAAGCAATGAAATCTcactaataattttatttatttttttttattattattattattaattttttgaatcatgAAGTTTTGGATTCGTCAGATTTCGTTGTGTTTGAGCTGTATTGTATTTGTTTGGATCTTTTCTATGGATTTTCTTGCTCGATTTGGAATAGGAAGGACCACTAATCAGTCCTTCCCAGACTTCCACACAGTTCAACCCGGTTGGGTCCTCTCAATTCTCAATGAATTCAAGTTCAACCCGGCTTGCCAGAAGAACCATCACCCCTTCATGGTCTTTGATCCCAAGATCAATGACTGTGGTTGGCCTAGCACTAGGTTGGCCTtgtcttcctcttcctcttcgtCTTCGTCACCGCCACAGTCAAATAAATCTTTGAAGACAGAGAAGAAGCTGGTTGATCGTTTATCCACCGTCATAGACGCCGTTAATGACTATAAACTTCCCCCTGAGTTTCATGGTTCTTTTGTTTGGcttttgagaaaatggatgcTGAAAGGAATTTCAGATTTGTAGATTTGTGTTTTTAATCATTTCTGTTTATTACTACGGCAATTTCGcttcatttttctctatttggttCCTGAGAAAATGAcagtcttttattttctttttacaattttaattcttttatgaTATGGAACTTAAAATTAATCCTCTTTGTTTTTGTACTTGTAGTTGTGAATTTCATATtgtataattttgataattgggtaattgggtgagttggggtttacccataataatttggttgggttggatttggcttagaagcaattagttaaatgagttttaatgagtaaatgagttttatatacccaacccaattatacccaccccaaacccacccatttgacacccctaattttgacccaaaaaaaaaaaaaaaactcacatcaatgggtgtaaaattttgtatttatacaCAGTTGCTATAGTaacagtgcatatatgcacagttACTATAGCtcttgtatttattattttagatttttctctctctcctcaccTCACTCTCCTTTTCAACCTCTATTCTCACCTCTCTCTCCGGTCCCTCAGTCCAGCCTCACCAACACAATCAATACAGAAAGGAGAATCGGAACCATGGTGAGCGATGACATCTCGGCCCTAGAGAATCGAAACCACAGCGAAGCTCGTTACTACTTGGACCTCCATGGCGAACCATAGTGAAGCTTGTTACTACCAGCGGACCATGCTTGGCCGTCGAGGTCTCAATTTTCTATGAGGTTTTGGTCTTGATTTTCTGTGGGGTTTGGATTTTCTGTTTGATCAGTGGGTTTTGGGGTGATGGTggttgatgatggtggttgggTGGGTGGGTTGATCTGaagatgaatattttatttgaataaacgTGTATAATAGACAaactgatgtgagtgttttgtaaaaatgagagtgtaaaatagaaaaagtaggttttagatgtataaatttacaaaatttttgcatctactaatgtggatgctctaacatTCAAGGAATACCGATAATTTTATTCTACTATCTTAATGTTTCCACTTTCTAGATTCCATacataaaagaagagaaaaatgccCCCAGCCTCAGCGTGGTTGTTAAAGAAAGGCTTGGCTTActtttagtacttttttaaccgaatatctcattttattttaatgagaaattatcACATCAcccattaactaaataaaatgtgaaaattaaaacccacaaccacttgtcaatgtatatttaaaacaacaagaaatgtccagttaaaaaaatacttgagGTAAGGCAAAGTCGGTAAAGAAAACCCTTCAAATTATAAACACCTATATTACCAAATGCATAAATACAACTATTTATTAAACTCCAAAGTCACACCTAGATTAAAGCAACTTCTAAAAACAGTCTCAATCTTCCAGATTCTAGAGAGCCAGCACTGAAGGCCCATCATGTTCTTCAACATTTTGATACTTAAACAACTTGGCACAAATTAGATAGTAGCCAAAATTCAGCACTCCTATCACTGTTAATATCCAGTACACATTATCCAATCTTCCAGCGTTAATATTATCCGGCAACCATCCCGTGATTTGGTCTATCAAATCCATAATTGCCGGGCTTAGAAATAACCCAATTGCAAGTAATAACGAGACCATAGCTGTGGACGTACTTTTTAGTGACTTTGGAAATTCTTGATAGTACAATGCAATCGTACTTGGGACAATGAAACCCTCACCGATGCCTATAATGGTTAGTGGTGCAGCAAGCCATAGGGCTGAGATGGGCAGAACCAAGTTGGGTTGGCCAATAAGGCTATGGGTTCTGACCACGTGGAGTCGTCAAATTTCAGTTAGGGCTGATGCTATCAAACTAAGGATATTGATTATATGGCCAATTCCAATACGCTGGAGTGGTGTCAATGTTTGACAGGTTATTTTCCTCCAAATGGGAATCAATAAACGATCAATGAAGAAGATTGCGACAGTTGTAGCTATTAAGTTGAAGAGTGTAAATGACCCAGCTGGGATTTCGAAATGAGGCCCAAGGTGTCGATTCATGGTTAGGACTTGGAGGATTGTGAGACTATTTAAAATACCTACCGAGAGACTTATAAAAATGCCTGTAGACCATATTGGGATAATTCTGATAATGGTTTTGAGGGCTTCAACTTCTTCTACGGTACATAGTTTCCATGATCTTGCATAAGAGCCATCCATTTGTTTGTCACTTTCAGTTATTACTGCTGCACAATTCAAGAACCTGCATGAAAATGGTGATACTTTAGTTTCATAAATAATAGTCCGGGTAGACCCGATCATGataggaccttttttttttttttttttcttcgaaaAATAAATTAGTGATTGAAGATTTGAAGTTAAACATTTAAAGTTGAAGAACCTTGATCATTTAAAGTGAGAATTTGAATCCTCGCCCTTTAATGGTTAGGGTGTTTATAGggaaaatcttttattttaattcctaatattattatttatctaaTGATTCTAATCCATGTTCTTTAATttacttcatatttttttagagaaagtccgtccaaaaaaaatatataaattaaaaaaaaaaaataccgtaTAATTTTATGCTCGTGATAAAAGCAAATCCCATTTAATTATAGTGTGTGAGAATTGATGTTGCTGTAGCATCACCAACACCAATCGATCCTCTACTTGCTACCGCTACTGTGACTTGCACTACCAACGCCATTCGATCCCTTCCTTGTTGCCGTAGCAACCACCGCAACACAGACCAGCCTCTCGGTGTTAAGATCAACGTTGTGTTCCCCCTTTATTGTGTTTTTCTCTCACTTTGGCTGCTAAGTTTCTCTCTTTCATTGGCTGCCGTGATTCTCTCTAGAATTTAGAAATCATGTTGTTGGGGTTTATGTGTTTTGTTTAGGTTCCACCTAAAGTAGAACTGAGTGAGGGTGGAGTTTTGCTTGGTTTCTTTGGCACATTTGTGAAGTGGAAAACGTGAGgtttaagtaataaaatttactaggattttattttagtatttataattcaatagttagatgGTTGTATAAAAGATTTAAGGTTCAATCACCGTCTAcatcaaaaattgattagtgtcttagtttgatgataaaaaactatattcAAGAGCATACATTATAGGTtaaaaactctctcaaaaaaaaaaaaaatcctaaatgtCTCaagtctttattttttatcaaacatTAATAATCCTAATTTGCAccccaacaccccccccccccccaaacaaaaaaaccacCAAAGAAATAATTAGTGACTTGTGTGTCCTACCACATACTATATCTTTTTTTCAAAGGTCACCACTTGAGTTTTCATGGcattaagatatatatatatatatatatatatatatttttattgatgaaattgggcattaaGATATATTATATTCATCTCAATTCCTAAATTCAATTATGATAATTTCCTATATTATAATGTTGGCTACATtgattaattataatataaataaaaagcaaaaatctaaaacaataaCCACCAaaaacatagagagagagagagagagagagagagagagagagttaaagtGACTCATACCCGAAGTTTTTAGTTGATGCACCAGCTTCCATTTTTAACACGCCAGTGGTTTCCAAATAATAATCTTGGTTTCCAGAAGTTCCTAATAATTTCCTTTTCCGAATTGCCGCAACTATGACAC of Quercus lobata isolate SW786 chromosome 8, ValleyOak3.0 Primary Assembly, whole genome shotgun sequence contains these proteins:
- the LOC115958013 gene encoding NEP1-interacting protein 2-like, whose product is MQVLDEIHHHPVSDSPSVLSLPAPVDVVDSFPLKNHKKAEATENGAQCYICLAEYEEGETIRVLPCCHEYHMPCIDKWLKEIHGVCPICRGDVCEGIAEAFT